The genomic stretch TGCAACGTCCGAGAGTATGCGCTCCATGTACATCGTCAACGCTGCCACCAAGTCCGGGTTTTTATTTCCGTACATCCATACGACGAACTGTAGAATGTGTGGAATTCCTCCGACCCTGACTGTGTTCACTCGTTTTTTAcactccttcagcagcctCAGCTTCATTGAAGTGTTCATTTTAACCAATTTGTGAGTTAAAGCTTGGGTCAGCTAAAACAAGAGATAGGGGTAAGTCATACAATATTCGTCAATACCTGGACAAATTGATCCTCATCGCACTCCTCCAGCAACTCCATTGTCTTCtcaaacaaatacaaaagTGCTGCGCGTTCACTTGGAAAGTAGGCACCCCTGGTCGACTCGTTCAGGTACATCAGCGCCTTTTCATAGATGTCAGTCTCAATGTCCATGGTCTTTAAATTCTCATCACGCTTCGGTTTACTGTAATCGATCTTAACTGAACTTGCGACGCTCTGTAAAAAGTGTTTGTGCAAAATAATATGCTTTGTACACCCTGACTAAGTAGTAAACATGGTAAACAAACTGAATAATTGGTGTAACACGTACCATTAGCACAAATAGAAAGTTTGATAAGTCACTCATGTATGTGTCACACCTCATTGCCAGTTGATTTAAAAGCCACTTAGATAACTCGGGACTAAATCACTCATTGTGAAACCATAGCATTTTCTAACCTTGAAATCCTCCTAGATATCGACAGTGGGAATGTGACTCTGTAGAAATCTTTCGCACATTCAAATTCGAGCCTCCTCCGGACTATCTCATCAGActaaaaacatatataaaaacgTTACCACGAACCATGATATCGAACAGTTCATGTTCCAAATCACCAGTTAGGTAAAAATAGTGATAAAGCTCTGGAATTGACGACTTTGGAAGCTCGATTCCACTCTTTACACTCTCTGTTATCCTTTCCAGTGTGCTctaatatattataattataattggTGGAACCATACCTTACTCAAGTCAATGAAATTCAAGATATCGGACACTGGTAACAGTGATAACGTGTGCAGATAGCTACACATCTGACCTAGCGACATCTAAAAGGGAATTATTGGTGAGCCTAGCTTACATTATCGATTTCTACGTGTGAATTCAATGACTTTACAACATTATCATTAGCGTGAGAAACTAATGATACTATCTTGAGGAACAACAAAGGCTCTTCATTATTGAGACCTAATTCACCTCTCGATAAGATCAACTCTATGTTTTTAAGAACTTTATACTCTATTTCTGGAAAGTTCTCCAACATACAAGGCTCATCTCCCAATTTAACCCTTGAACCACCTTTGCCAATCAACTTAACATTTAAGTTCAAGCTGTTCCTTTTAAAGACTAGCAGAGATGTTAAGACCACAAACTGtgaatacaaataatttttactcGATTTAAGTTCAGATAAATCGCAGTCCTTTTCTAAGAACAGCTTAGTTAAGTGTGGAACCAGCGACCATAACCTCCTGTCAGAACTAGTGATTGCAAATATTAACTTTGccaagtgtgtaaaattaagaTGGTCATCAAAACTCAATATTCTATAGTTGATAGCACTTATATCCTTGCCTTTCAACCTTTTATCATGTATTAAATCACTTGATAGTGATTTTAAGTTATGAACTAGACATTGCCTTGCAGAAAACTCTGTATTCGTTAAAAATCCATGGATAAAATCAATGGAATCATCCAAGTTCAGGTTTAAAATAGAATCTattgatatatatttgtattttacaggtattattttatcattattcAGATTAggtgtgtttatttttacctttGTAGAATCCACAGAAACAACCCTGTTTATATTCAAGTGAGGGATTGAACGAGCTGGGAATTTACTTAAAAGGTTTGTTGGAATCTTTAAAAGTGGAGGAATATTCATACATTTAACTATACATAGTAAAACGagttatgtaaaatattgtgtaAGAGCCTGCCAATATTACCCAGTTAACGTTTACACACTTCAAACAAATATGTCTTAATTAACTCTTTGAGTTTTgtttaacaatatttagttttaatttgtcattactgtgtaaaatatttgtatatgtagttttaaatatgtggAATCCCATGGAAGatgattttattatttgaaacAATAGCATTGCAAGTATTGGTACTTGCAACTTCAACACACactttaacaaataaaggAAATTTGCTCTTTATTTCACACTTATCGCCTAACATTCCTAAAAATCGAAACGATTTGtcatgtaatatattttttggttCAAAATCAATTTCACTCGACACACAAGAGTATAAAAAAAGCGATCAATGgcatgaatattttaagaagGTGGACGACGCAACGGACACCAGCGGATTGCCGCTGGCTCCGGAGAATGAAGATGACCCACTCGAGGAGGTTGAGGATGAAGGAGATTTGACCAAGCCGCCGACTCCGAAAAAGGATTGGTACCTGAAGAAATTGGCCCACGGGAGAAGGTTTTGGCACAAGTTTTTCGCAAAGCCCTCGGATCAAACTCTAAGGGCAATGAGATGGTGTAAGTTCCAGCACGACCGGTTCCACTGTAACAGAATAGTGGAAAGGACGTACAATCAGCTGCCGCTGATTGAGCCGAAAAAGGGCCCGGATGGGAAGCTGAtgaagctgacgaaggaggagaaggtgTACAACAGGCACTCGCTGAAGGTGAAGAGGAGGATACTAGGGTACGACAACACGAGCAGAGAGAGTAACCTGCTGATCATCGCAAACTACCCGCAGGAGAGGCTGgtgaagctggtggagaGGCTGAGAATGCCGAAAGTGCTGGACCTGAGGAACTACGAGCTGCTGAGGATGCTGAGATCCTCAATGCTGTACCTGGCGAAGCCGAACACGTTCATGAGCACAGTGGACTTCCTGCTGTGCTTCGGAAGGTTCAACACGGGCTACAGTAAGGAGTTTAAGAAGTACATGGAGGCGGAGGAGAAGCCGAAGAAGAGGTTTAGACCAATGGTATATGCTATAATAGGCAAGTTGAGGAACAACCCGTTTAaaaaggagctgctgctgccgaGGAAAAACAGGGCGCCGCCAATAAGAGAAGAGTTCCCAGTATACAACGGGCCAGAATCAGTGCTCAACAGATTTTTGGACTCGTGCGAAAACCTGACGAGATTTAAAGTGACTACTACGCCGTACGACCACGACGAGACCATGGACAGGTCGTTCTCAGACATATTCGACAGGGCGCCAGAATACACGACGAAGGGGAGCGTGAACAAGCTGGACAGCCCGGCGCTGATAAACTACCAGAAGGAGATGAGCAGGTGCCTGCGGCCGAAGAAGGACTACAAGAAGGAGGACTTCGTGGGATGGAGGCCTGAGGACGTGAAGAACATGCTGAGAGTGTCCAGCAAGATGGGCCTGGTGAAGACGGAGACGATCATACGGAGGCTCAAAAGCCTCCACAACGACCTCGGCCTGAGCTACGAGGAGATAATAGAGCTGGGGAAAAGGCACCCGCGGGTGCTCAAGTACGGAAGGTACAAGCAGAAGTGCCTGCGGCTGTACGACATCGACGAGGCGTTCACGCACGAGGCCGTGAACAGGCTGGTCAGGGGGTACCCGAACGTCCTCACGTACAACGTCGACCGGTGCATAAGGCCGAAGGTCCTCTACCTGCTCAGGAACATGGGCAAGAGCGTCGAGGACCTGCTCGACTACCCGGGCTATCTGTCGTTCTCGCTTTACGACCGCATCGTCCCCAGGCACTTCGCAGTCATGAATCGGCACTACAAGGGCGAGTTCCTGAGCGTCTACAGGTTCCTGTTCGAGACCGGCTTCTACAGGAGCTACGGGCAGCCGGTCACGCACCCGAAGATCCCGGACCTGCTGCCCGAAAACCACGCCAGGTTCATGGAGTCGTACAGGCAGCTCTCGAGTGAGATTGACCTGCGGGCTCTCCTCAAGACCGGCGACGCCAAGTTCTGCGAGCTTTTCAAGCTGTCGTACCGGGAGCTCGTGGAAGGCAAGCACAACGCGTTCAAAATCCCACTGCCGACCAACATAGTCTGAGCCAATGTTGTGAGGCTACACAGTACACATCTATACTAAAACGCGCTAGtatactttaaatttattccCCAAtgtacatttatatatttaaaagtcTGTTTAAGCACACTCGGTGGAGCTACGCGCCCGCCTACAGGTTTTCCGGCGGAAGGGGCGCCGACCCCGCGGGGCCCCCGAAGAAGGTAAGAAGGACGACCACACATTGCTACGTTCAGTTCCTGAAGGACGAGGAAATACTCGTCGAAAGGGTTCGCGTGCTGAAAAACAAGAAACTGCTCGGAGATTACACCACCCACGAGGCGCGGCTGATTGCCAAGAGCGACAACATGAACCTGATTCTCTTTAAGCCCAACGCCGACCCTCCCATCTGCGTCATTGACAACTACAAGCAGTTTCTGAAGACACTCTCTGGGAGGGAGCCCAGGAAGGACGACGCTTCCTACTCCTTCGACCCTTCCCTCAAGTCAAAGACCGTCCAGATTTCCGAGAACTGCGGCGCGTCTGATCTCGACAGGAAGCTCAGCTCAATCAGGGCCTTTCTGCTCTCCGGCCACAGGGTCGACGTGCTCGTGTTCGCGAAGGGCAAGCGGGTCAGGGAGTTGAACAGGAAGTACGACGCAGCCTCCAAGGCCTCCTCGGCGCAGGACGCAGTCAGGAGCGCCGCTGAGGTTGCCGAGGCCCGCGGCTTAAAGGTGACTCACGACCTCACGAACTCGATTCTGCAGAAGATCGACTACATATACTCGAGGCTTGTGGACATTTCCAGCCCTCACACGCTAAGGAACAAGGTGAACGTTAACTCTAGGCAAATACTGTTAAAATTTTGGCCAAAGTGACCAAGGCAAATTACTGCGTGTCGCTTTCCAACAACGCTAACttgttaaaatgttaacTTCCAACAACGCTAacttgttaaaaaattagcTTACTAAAGTGTTCCTTAGAATGCTTGCTACTATGTTTTTCTCCTGGAATATTAGCCTCCCATATCGCTCACTTTATCGCACTTCAACGACACCTAGTCTCAGGTCATCTCTCTGCTCCAAGTTGAAGTACTTGTCTGTGAACTCGTCCAGAGTCATGTCGTGCTAACGGAACGTGAGCGTGGCTTCAACTAACCTTGGAAAGTAGCTCTGAGCCCTTTTTAGTCTTAAAGAGCTCCTGGTACAGTATCGACTTAAAAAATCTTTCGAGGGAGTAGAACCTCTTAATGATACTATATGCTCTATAGGGACCTGTGAATTACGTTAAATTAATTCataattttacttatacTGTCATTaactaatataattatactGTCATTaactaatataattatactGTCATTaactaatataattatactGTCATTAACTAGTATACTTTTGTTTGTGCTATTGGTAATAGGGGTGTACCTATCTCTGGTATCCTAACACTGTGTTTATATCCAAGTAGTATGCAAAAATCCACGAATTGATCTCGAGTAAACTCTACAGTAAAAAGTGACTTTCAGCAACTCACCTAGCGCCTCCAACATCTCATTATGATTAATTGTATTTGGCTGTTTACTTCCAAGGAAGTCTCTAATTACATTTGGGGCCCTgaacaattaaattaattcaaTAATCGAATGGCtaactaaattaatatgtaaTTCGACAGCCAAATGGCTGAGTGACCAATTAAACAACTAACCaaataactaaataaacaactaaCTAAATGAGCAATTAACTAGATAACTAACtaactaaataattaaataactaattgAACTAATAATTAATCATTGTGCTTGTTACCCGTAGGCAATAACATTAGTGTCATCAGAGATTACATAGTCGTCTTCGTCAGTACAAAACTCAACACATTTCTGAATGTTAAATGTTTACCGGCCAATCAAATGAAGTGCTATTACATAGGTGTTTACTGTCAATTATATGAGTGTGTACTTTTACGATATCCGGATTCCTTATTTGAACCTTGGCGAACTGATCTGTTAACTTCTGAGAAATGTGGTTTATGTCCTTGTGGCTAAGCGATGGGTAGAACTTTATGGCCTCGTTGCCCGAGCAGTATTCCCTCAAATTTTTAAGCAGGTCCCTGTTCTTCGTGTCCAGAATGTTTATATACGACGGATCGTTAGTGACTTTACTCTTACCCAGCAAGTCCTCGAAGGGGCCAAGCACGAACGTTGACTCGACTCCTCCTTTATGATCAACGGACTGTAGAGACTTGTTTAAAACTGAAAGTGGGTGCACTGAGCAGTTCATTATCTCCTCTCTCATCGCAGAGGTGTCGATATACACATTCGAGTCCCTCACAGCTACTCACACATTAGTGTCTAATTCAACTACCTTTGAACTGATATTTAAAGCGATCAAGAACCGTCCTCATTGAGGCGTGCAGCGACCTTCTGAGGATGGTTGAGCAGTCCACAAAGACTCTTTTCCCTCCTATCAGGTCGAACGAGGGAAGAGGTCGCACTACTTGAGGCGCCTTGCTGCTCAAAAATGGAATAATTCCGCTGATTCCCATTGGTTACATGCCAAATCTAATATCATGAGTGCCCATCTACTGATTCaaagtgtaaatattatgtaaaaatcaataaagCTTAAAATTCAGGATTCTACGGGAACAAAATCACGAAGTCGATAGAAACtcttataattaaaaatctAATATGttctaaattaaataatatacaggAATAAATTAGTTGAAACTGAAATCGTAGTGATTCCACACCTCATTCTACACACAACACCATCCATTAACAGAATCATTAAAGTATACAAATAAGCTTAAAACGATTGTCTAggatgtatatataaataatgttcTTGTTTGAAAGCATTATATTAGGATTCTATTGCCAAGATACACCTCGGCGTGGTTCCTCAGAAGGATTCCATAAAAAGGCACAAATACATgttgtatatacacatattatcTATTAAAATCTAACTATACCATGCTTGAACTTAAATAGGATCGCTCTGATCATTTACgcaaatttatttaatcttttttatatttttatacagttAACAGCTAGCCATTCGGCTAGTagttaattaaaatagtgtTGACCCACttatttagtttaattATAACCATACTTAACTTATGATTgattaaatgtaaatttgtgtgtgaaacttgttaaaatttcattatattcataaaggtgtataaataaacacttGAAAATCATATATAACTAGTTTTTATCtacattgtttattatataaaaaattttattgatGTAAAcagttaatttttaaaatctatTCCCTTTTGTTTTGTATGATTTCTGTGCACATCACCTACGAGTGTTATTGAAATGGCCACCTCAGCGTTTTGTTATAGCATAAAGGAAATGGATAAAGACGAATACTCGTGGTTAGAAAACGACGAGGCGAAGGATTTCCTAAGAGATCTTTTTAATAGGGGAAACGATTCAAACATcgattataaaattttgtgCAAATCGATTAAGGATATATACTCgtcaataataaaaatacgtGAGGAGATGACCAACTCATATAACACACTGTCAGCATGCTTGGATTTgttgaaaaaatatgtaaataacaagcaaataaatgaaataataaGAATGAATGGAGAACAGGAAGAAGGGAAAAATGAAGTGACAAACGAGTCTGGAGAAGAAAacaaagaagaggaaggacCGGCaatagaagaagaagaaacgCTGTCAAACAGTACGTCATACACGTTCCCACTGGCTAGTTGCGTAAGGTGCTCATGCCTGCTCAAGATAGTGGTCAACCACGCAGTGGCAGGACTGTACATAGGCAAAAACGGAGCACACCTGAAGATGCTGCAGACCAAGTACCAGTTTAAGCTCACGCAGTCAGGAAGAGGAGCCAAGGGGGACTTCACAGGAGTAGGGTACCCGTGCCACAGAACTAACACGACGCTGCTCTTCCAGGGGAACCTGGTGGACATCCTCTACGGACTGCGCCCGCTCTACAAGATCATCCAGAGCGACATCTTGGCGCTGGACGAAAAGTCGAACGAGCTACTGTGCGGAAGGAAGCTCAAGGTCAA from Theileria orientalis strain Shintoku DNA, chromosome 1, complete genome encodes the following:
- a CDS encoding uncharacterized protein (mitochondrial transcription termination factor-related family protein); the protein is MILLFETIALQVLVLATSTHTLTNKGNLLFISHLSPNIPKNRNDLSCNIFFGSKSISLDTQEYKKSDQWHEYFKKVDDATDTSGLPLAPENEDDPLEEVEDEGDLTKPPTPKKDWYLKKLAHGRRFWHKFFAKPSDQTLRAMRWCKFQHDRFHCNRIVERTYNQLPLIEPKKGPDGKLMKLTKEEKVYNRHSLKVKRRILGYDNTSRESNLLIIANYPQERLVKLVERLRMPKVLDLRNYELLRMLRSSMLYLAKPNTFMSTVDFLLCFGRFNTGYSKEFKKYMEAEEKPKKRFRPMVYAIIGKLRNNPFKKELLLPRKNRAPPIREEFPVYNGPESVLNRFLDSCENLTRFKVTTTPYDHDETMDRSFSDIFDRAPEYTTKGSVNKLDSPALINYQKEMSRCLRPKKDYKKEDFVGWRPEDVKNMLRVSSKMGLVKTETIIRRLKSLHNDLGLSYEEIIELGKRHPRVLKYGRYKQKCLRLYDIDEAFTHEAVNRLVRGYPNVLTYNVDRCIRPKVLYLLRNMGKSVEDLLDYPGYLSFSLYDRIVPRHFAVMNRHYKGEFLSVYRFLFETGFYRSYGQPVTHPKIPDLLPENHARFMESYRQLSSEIDLRALLKTGDAKFCELFKLSYRELVEGKHNAFKIPLPTNIHTRWSYAPAYRFSGGRGADPAGPPKKVRRTTTHCYVQFLKDEEILVERVRVLKNKKLLGDYTTHEARLIAKSDNMNLILFKPNADPPICVIDNYKQFLKTLSGREPRKDDASYSFDPSLKSKTVQISENCGASDLDRKLSSIRAFLLSGHRVDVLVFAKGKRVRELNRKYDAASKASSAQDAVRSAAEVAEARGLKVTHDLTNSILQKIDYIYSRLVDISSPHTLRNKVNVNSRQILLKFWPK
- a CDS encoding DNA repair protein; this encodes MGISGIIPFLSSKAPQVVRPLPSFDLIGGKRVFVDCSTILRRSLHASMRTVLDRFKYQFKAVRDSNVYIDTSAMREEIMNCSVHPLSVLNKSLQSVDHKGGVESTFVLGPFEDLLGKSKVTNDPSYINILDTKNRDLLKNLREYCSGNEAIKFYPSLSHKDINHISQKLTDQFAKKCVEFCTDEDDYVISDDTNVIAYGAPNVIRDFLGSKQPNTINHNEMLEALEFTRDQFVDFCILLGYKHSVRIPEIGPYRAYSIIKRFYSLERFFKSILYQELFKTKKGSELLSKVS
- a CDS encoding uncharacterized protein (K Homology, type 1 domain containing protein), which translates into the protein MATSAFCYSIKEMDKDEYSWLENDEAKDFLRDLFNRGNDSNIDYKILCKSIKDIYSSIIKIREEMTNSYNTLSACLDLLKKYVNNKQINEIIRMNGEQEEGKNEVTNESGEENKEEEGPAIEEEETLSNSTSYTFPLASCVRCSCLLKIVVNHAVAGLYIGKNGAHLKMLQTKYQFKLTQSGRGAKGDFTGVGYPCHRTNTTLLFQGNLVDILYGLRPLYKIIQSDILALDEKSNELLCGRKLKVKFELNLVVPADRKRILLQDTGRRCMQLRNASGVEIIAGKQNFEVGNIKESIVTLFGFQENVERAMEWLAIFLQESPAITSGDYYFMDYPKYTTAIPENNRT